In the genome of Rhodoplanes sp. Z2-YC6860, one region contains:
- the alaS gene encoding alanine--tRNA ligase, which translates to MSGVNDIRKGFIDYFAKNGHEPVPSSPLVPRNDPTLMFTNAGMVQFKNVFTGLEKRPYQRAVTAQKCVRAGGKHNDLDNVGYTARHHTFFEMLGNFSFGDYFKDRAIELAWNLITKEFGLPKDKLTATVYIDDDEAFGLWKKISGLPESRIIRIAGADNFWQMGDTGPCGPCSEIFYDHGDKIPGGPPGSPDADGDRFIEIWNLVFMQYEQQAGGQRSNLPRPSIDTGMGLERIAAVLQGTHDNYAIDLFRALIGTIAELTKVSPDGAQKASHRVIADHLRASAFLIADGVLPSNEGRGYVLRRIMRRAMRHAELLGAREPLMWRLVPTLTREMGQAYPELTRAESLISETLKLEETRFRKTLERGLAILDDESKALKQGDSLKGETAFTLYDTYGFPLDLTQDALRPRGIGVDVTGFNAAMEQQKAKARASWSGSGEAAASTAWFPIREKLGATEFLGYETETAEGVVTALVRDGKEVNELKAGETGVVIVNQTPFYGESGGQLGDTGTMTADGVRFAVSDTQKEAGDLFVHHGKVEQGALKVGMALALNVDHTRRSAIRRNHSATHLLHEALRQVLGDHVAQKGSMVAPDRLRFDFSHPKPMTAEEIERVEDMANDYVLQNSPVTTRLMALDDARASGARALFGEKYGDEVRVVAMGEGSGNTLGWSVELCGGTHVRRTGDIGLIFGLSDSGVAAGVRRVEALTGTAARKSAQHAVNLAKHASSELKTTLEDLPARVVSLLDERKKLERDLSDAKKKLAMGGGGKASGDDGVRSIGDVKLLARSVSGIDLKDLRSLADEGKKQIGSGVVAIVGTSDDGKAGVVVGVTQDLTARFNAVDLVKKGAEALGGKGGGGRPDMAQAGGPDGTKADAALQAIESALGA; encoded by the coding sequence ATGAGCGGCGTCAACGATATCCGCAAGGGCTTCATCGACTACTTCGCCAAGAACGGCCACGAGCCCGTGCCGTCGTCGCCGCTCGTGCCGCGCAACGACCCGACTCTGATGTTCACCAATGCCGGCATGGTGCAGTTCAAGAACGTCTTCACCGGGCTCGAGAAACGCCCCTACCAGCGGGCGGTCACGGCGCAGAAATGCGTGCGTGCCGGCGGCAAGCACAACGACCTCGACAATGTCGGCTACACGGCGCGCCACCACACGTTCTTCGAGATGCTCGGCAACTTCTCGTTCGGCGACTACTTCAAGGACCGCGCCATTGAGCTCGCCTGGAACCTGATCACGAAAGAGTTCGGCCTGCCGAAGGACAAGCTCACCGCGACCGTCTACATCGACGACGACGAGGCGTTCGGGCTCTGGAAGAAGATCTCGGGGCTGCCCGAGTCCCGCATCATCCGGATCGCCGGCGCCGACAACTTCTGGCAGATGGGCGACACCGGCCCCTGCGGTCCGTGCTCGGAAATCTTCTACGACCACGGCGACAAGATCCCTGGCGGCCCCCCGGGCTCGCCCGACGCCGATGGCGACCGCTTCATCGAGATCTGGAACCTGGTGTTCATGCAGTATGAGCAGCAGGCCGGCGGGCAGCGCTCGAACCTGCCGCGGCCCTCGATCGACACCGGCATGGGGCTCGAGCGCATCGCCGCGGTCTTGCAGGGCACCCACGACAACTACGCGATCGATCTGTTCCGCGCGCTGATCGGCACCATCGCCGAGCTGACGAAAGTCTCGCCCGACGGCGCGCAGAAGGCGTCGCACCGGGTCATCGCCGATCATCTCCGCGCCTCGGCCTTCCTGATCGCCGACGGCGTGCTGCCGTCGAACGAGGGCCGCGGCTACGTGCTCCGTCGCATCATGCGGCGGGCCATGCGCCACGCCGAGCTGCTCGGCGCCCGCGAGCCGCTGATGTGGAGGCTCGTGCCGACGCTGACCCGCGAGATGGGCCAGGCCTATCCGGAGCTCACGCGCGCCGAGTCGCTGATCTCGGAAACGCTGAAGCTCGAGGAGACGCGCTTCCGCAAGACGCTGGAGCGCGGCCTTGCCATCCTCGACGACGAATCGAAGGCGCTGAAGCAAGGCGACAGCCTCAAGGGCGAGACCGCGTTTACGCTCTACGACACCTATGGCTTCCCGCTCGATCTGACACAGGACGCGCTCCGTCCGCGCGGCATCGGCGTCGACGTCACGGGCTTCAATGCCGCCATGGAGCAGCAGAAGGCCAAGGCGCGCGCGTCCTGGTCGGGCTCCGGCGAGGCCGCGGCCTCCACCGCCTGGTTCCCGATCCGCGAGAAGCTCGGCGCCACCGAGTTCCTGGGCTACGAGACCGAGACCGCCGAGGGCGTCGTCACGGCTCTCGTGCGCGACGGCAAAGAGGTCAATGAACTGAAGGCCGGCGAGACCGGCGTCGTGATCGTCAACCAGACGCCGTTCTACGGCGAGTCCGGCGGACAGTTGGGCGACACCGGAACGATGACCGCTGACGGCGTCCGCTTTGCGGTGAGCGACACGCAAAAAGAAGCCGGCGACTTGTTCGTGCATCACGGCAAGGTCGAGCAGGGCGCGCTCAAGGTCGGCATGGCGCTTGCGCTCAACGTCGATCACACGCGCCGCTCGGCGATCCGTCGCAACCATTCGGCGACGCATCTGCTGCACGAGGCGCTGCGCCAGGTGCTGGGCGATCACGTCGCGCAGAAGGGCTCGATGGTCGCGCCCGACCGGCTGCGCTTCGACTTCTCGCATCCCAAGCCCATGACCGCCGAAGAGATCGAGCGCGTCGAGGACATGGCGAACGACTACGTGCTGCAGAACTCGCCCGTCACCACGCGGCTGATGGCGCTAGACGACGCGCGCGCCTCCGGCGCCCGCGCGCTGTTCGGCGAGAAGTATGGCGACGAGGTCCGCGTCGTTGCGATGGGTGAGGGCTCCGGCAACACCCTGGGCTGGTCGGTGGAGCTTTGCGGCGGCACGCATGTGCGCCGCACCGGCGACATCGGGCTGATCTTCGGTCTGTCGGATTCGGGCGTCGCTGCGGGCGTGCGCCGTGTCGAGGCGCTCACCGGCACCGCGGCGCGCAAGTCGGCGCAGCATGCGGTCAATCTTGCCAAGCATGCATCGTCCGAGCTCAAGACCACGCTCGAAGACCTGCCGGCGCGCGTCGTGTCGCTGCTCGATGAGCGCAAGAAGCTCGAGCGCGATCTGTCGGATGCCAAGAAGAAGCTCGCGATGGGCGGCGGCGGCAAGGCATCGGGCGATGACGGCGTGCGCAGCATCGGCGACGTCAAGCTCTTGGCGCGTTCGGTGTCGGGCATCGACCTGAAGGACCTGCGCAGCCTTGCCGACGAGGGCAAGAAGCAGATCGGCTCCGGCGTGGTCGCGATCGTCGGCACCTCCGACGACGGCAAGGCCGGCGTCGTGGTCGGCGTCACGCAGGACCTCACCGCGCGCTTCAACGCGGTCGACCTGGTGAAGAAGGGCGCCGAGGCTCTGGGCGGCAAGGGCGGCGGCGGCCGTCCCGACATGGCCCAGGCCGGCGGCCCGGACGGCACCAAGGCCGACGCCGCGCTGCAGGCGATCGAAAGCGCGCTCGGGGCTTAA
- the recA gene encoding recombinase RecA, producing the protein MAPAALRVVEGASMDKSKALDAALSQIERNFGKGSIMKLGKGANKLEIETISTGSLGLDIALGVGGLPRGRVVEIYGPESSGKTTLALHTVAEAQKKGGICAFIDAEHALDPVYARKLGVNVDDLLISQPDHGEQALEIADTLVRSGAIDVLVVDSVAALVPRAELEGEMGDALPGLQARLMSQALRKLTASINKSHTMVIFINQIRMKIGVMYGSPETTTGGNALKFYASVRLDIRRIGSIKDRDEVVGNQTRVKVVKNKLAPPFKQVEFDIMYGEGVSKTGELIDFGVKAGVVEKSGAWFSYDSQRIGQGRENAKTFLKENPEMAAQIEAAIRQNSGLISDQITNKEEGDDDDEAAEA; encoded by the coding sequence ATGGCCCCGGCCGCTTTGCGCGTAGTTGAAGGTGCTTCCATGGATAAATCGAAGGCGCTGGACGCCGCGCTGTCCCAGATCGAGCGGAATTTCGGCAAGGGCTCGATCATGAAGCTCGGCAAGGGCGCCAATAAGCTCGAGATCGAGACCATTTCCACAGGTTCTTTGGGGCTCGATATCGCGCTCGGCGTCGGCGGTCTGCCGCGCGGCCGGGTGGTCGAAATCTATGGGCCGGAATCCTCCGGCAAGACCACGCTCGCTTTGCACACCGTTGCCGAGGCCCAGAAGAAGGGCGGCATTTGCGCCTTCATCGACGCGGAGCACGCGCTCGACCCGGTCTATGCGCGCAAGCTCGGCGTCAATGTCGACGACCTCCTGATCTCGCAGCCCGACCACGGCGAGCAGGCGCTGGAGATCGCCGACACGCTGGTCCGTTCGGGTGCGATCGACGTGCTGGTGGTGGACTCGGTTGCGGCGCTGGTGCCGCGCGCCGAGCTCGAAGGCGAGATGGGCGACGCGCTGCCGGGCCTGCAGGCGCGTTTGATGTCTCAGGCGCTGCGCAAGCTCACCGCCTCGATCAACAAGTCCCACACCATGGTCATCTTCATCAACCAGATCCGCATGAAGATCGGCGTGATGTACGGCTCGCCGGAAACCACCACCGGCGGCAATGCGCTGAAGTTCTACGCGTCCGTGCGCCTCGACATCCGCCGCATCGGCTCGATCAAGGACCGCGACGAGGTGGTCGGCAACCAGACCCGCGTCAAGGTGGTCAAGAACAAGCTCGCCCCTCCGTTCAAGCAGGTCGAGTTCGACATCATGTACGGCGAGGGCGTGTCGAAGACCGGCGAGCTGATCGACTTCGGCGTCAAGGCCGGCGTGGTCGAGAAGTCCGGCGCCTGGTTCTCCTATGACAGCCAGCGCATCGGTCAGGGCCGCGAGAACGCCAAGACCTTCCTCAAGGAGAATCCGGAGATGGCGGCCCAGATCGAGGCCGCGATCCGGCAGAACTCCGGCCTGATCTCCGACCAGATCACCAACAAGGAAGAGGGCGACGATGACGACGAGGCCGCGGAGGCCTGA